A section of the Rhodospirillales bacterium genome encodes:
- a CDS encoding DEAD/DEAH box helicase, which yields MSENTFENLGLSDTLLRAVTEAGYVTPTEIQTRAIPWILQARDVIGIARTGTGKTASFTLPMIEILAGGISKARMPRALILTPTRELAAQIAENFDKYGKYSSLSKCLIVGGVGMDQQISLLQRGVDVLIATPGRLLDLFERGNVLLNDIKVLVVDEADRMLDMGFIPDIERILKLIPPIRQTLLFSATMPGPIQKLAEQFMQNPRTVAVAAQASPAETVSQNLIALKGGRDKDRTLLRLIEDPATGVVNAFVFCNRKRDVSTLARFLAGQGISAAPLHGDMPQAKRTETLQAFKDGQVAVMICSDVAARGLDITGVSHVFNYDVPFNAEDYVHRIGRTGRAGRTGVSYTLATPDDGKLVDAIEKLIGRAIPRADAPARSGGDGQREEKAEKQEKHERSRGDRKKSAEAPAKGEGRNVHGERRPGAGNRAQAFDADDKSGPGFGDHLPAFMGGGKR from the coding sequence ATGAGTGAAAACACCTTTGAAAACCTTGGTTTGTCCGACACGCTTTTGCGTGCCGTGACAGAAGCCGGTTATGTCACGCCCACGGAAATCCAGACCAGGGCCATCCCGTGGATTTTGCAGGCCCGCGACGTCATCGGCATTGCGCGCACCGGCACCGGCAAGACGGCTTCCTTTACCCTGCCGATGATCGAGATTTTGGCGGGCGGCATTTCCAAGGCGCGGATGCCGCGCGCGCTGATTTTGACGCCGACGCGCGAGCTTGCGGCGCAGATCGCCGAGAATTTCGACAAGTACGGGAAATATTCCAGCCTGTCCAAATGCCTGATCGTGGGCGGCGTCGGCATGGACCAGCAGATCAGCCTGCTGCAACGCGGGGTGGACGTTCTGATCGCCACGCCGGGGCGGCTGCTTGATCTGTTCGAGCGTGGGAACGTGTTGCTCAACGATATCAAGGTGCTGGTCGTCGACGAGGCTGACCGGATGCTGGACATGGGGTTCATTCCGGATATCGAACGCATCCTGAAACTGATCCCGCCGATCCGCCAGACGCTTTTGTTCTCCGCGACCATGCCGGGGCCGATCCAGAAGCTGGCCGAACAATTCATGCAAAATCCGCGCACCGTGGCCGTCGCGGCGCAGGCAAGCCCCGCGGAAACCGTGTCGCAGAACCTGATTGCCCTGAAGGGCGGACGGGACAAGGACCGTACGCTTTTGCGCCTGATCGAGGATCCGGCCACGGGCGTCGTCAACGCCTTCGTGTTCTGCAACCGCAAGCGCGACGTCAGCACGCTGGCGCGATTCCTTGCGGGGCAGGGGATTTCCGCCGCGCCGCTGCACGGCGACATGCCGCAAGCCAAGCGCACGGAAACGCTTCAGGCGTTCAAGGACGGGCAGGTGGCGGTGATGATCTGTTCCGATGTCGCGGCGCGCGGCCTTGATATCACGGGCGTCAGTCACGTGTTCAATTACGACGTGCCGTTCAATGCCGAGGATTACGTCCATCGCATCGGGCGCACGGGCCGCGCCGGACGGACCGGGGTTTCATACACGCTGGCCACGCCGGACGACGGTAAACTGGTGGACGCGATCGAAAAGTTGATCGGCCGAGCCATCCCGCGGGCCGATGCGCCTGCGCGTAGCGGGGGCGATGGGCAGCGCGAGGAAAAAGCCGAAAAACAGGAAAAACACGAACGTTCGCGCGGGGATCGTAAAAAGAGCGCGGAAGCGCCCGCGAAGGGCGAGGGGCGTAACGTCCATGGCGAACGCCGACCCGGCGCGGGCAACCGCGCGCAGGCGTTTGATGCCGACGACAAATCGGGGCCGGGATTCGGTGACCATCTGCCCGCTTTCATGGGCGGCGGCAAGCGCTAA
- a CDS encoding CoA-binding protein has product MSHPPGPPGINAFLRAARTIAVVGASPDPMRSSHGVMRALQGAGYRCIPVNPKETEILGERCYKSLSDIPADITIDIVDVFRRAEYAPAIAREAVARGAKCLWLQMGIVNDDAMDIARAGGLHAVQDECLAVVVRTLT; this is encoded by the coding sequence ATGAGCCACCCACCCGGTCCACCCGGCATTAACGCCTTTTTACGCGCCGCCCGCACCATCGCGGTGGTCGGCGCCTCGCCCGACCCCATGCGCTCAAGCCACGGCGTGATGCGCGCGCTTCAGGGCGCGGGCTATCGCTGCATCCCGGTCAACCCGAAGGAAACGGAAATTCTCGGCGAACGCTGCTACAAATCCCTTTCCGACATCCCGGCGGATATCACAATCGACATCGTCGACGTGTTTCGCCGCGCCGAATACGCGCCCGCCATCGCGCGCGAGGCCGTGGCGCGCGGCGCGAAATGCCTGTGGCTGCAAATGGGCATCGTCAACGACGACGCCATGGACATCGCCCGCGCGGGCGGCCTGCACGCGGTACAGGACGAATGCCTTGCCGTCGTCGTCCGCACCCTGACCTGA
- a CDS encoding DUF1993 domain-containing protein: MTDAKPLGMYEASIPVFVRHLENLAVFLKKGADDAAARNIDPAVFLNARLAPDMFALTRQVQIATDMCKAFPCRLTGAEPPSYPDTETGFDELQARIAKTIAHLKTFTPAQIDGREGASVVFPRRGGREWRFSGADYLMHYVTPNLLFHITTAYAILRHNGVNLGKADFLGM, encoded by the coding sequence ATGACAGACGCGAAACCCCTGGGCATGTACGAAGCCTCGATCCCGGTATTCGTCCGCCACCTTGAAAATCTGGCCGTCTTCCTCAAAAAGGGCGCGGACGATGCGGCCGCGCGCAACATCGACCCCGCCGTTTTTCTCAATGCGCGGCTTGCGCCGGACATGTTTGCACTGACGCGACAGGTCCAGATCGCGACCGATATGTGCAAGGCTTTCCCCTGTCGCTTGACCGGGGCCGAACCGCCAAGTTACCCCGACACCGAAACCGGCTTCGACGAATTGCAGGCGCGCATTGCAAAAACCATCGCGCATCTAAAAACCTTCACCCCGGCACAGATCGACGGGCGCGAGGGCGCAAGCGTCGTCTTCCCGCGTCGCGGCGGGCGCGAATGGCGGTTTAGCGGCGCGGACTATCTGATGCATTACGTCACGCCCAACCTGCTTTTCCACATCACCACCGCCTACGCCATCCTGCGTCACAACGGCGTCAATCTGGGCAAGGCCGATTTTCTGGGAATGTAG
- a CDS encoding 1-deoxy-D-xylulose-5-phosphate synthase has translation MTPAPHAAHKHAQDTPAETGASVRLLDRVHTPADLRALNDTQLKRVADEVRAEMIDAVAQTGGHLGAGLGVVELTVAIHAVFDTPRDKLIWDVGHQAYPHKILTGRRDRIRTLRQGGGLSGFTKRSESEYDPFGAAHSSTSISAGLGMAVARDLRGDDNAVICVIGDGAMSAGMAYEAMNNAGALHSNLIVILNDNDMSIAPPVGAMSRYLARLVSSKPYMGARDTAKRIAKILPEPFQKAARRAEETARAALGSGTLFEEMGFYYIGPVDGHDLDALLPILRNLRDTPHDGPILLHAITKKGKGYPPAEDAADKMHGVTRFNVVTGAQEKSRADAPSFTSVFGRELVRHARRDESIVGITAAMPAGTGMDIFADAFPDRMFDVGIAEQHAVTFAAGLAAEGLKPFCAIYSTFLQRAYDQLVHDVAIQNLPVRFALDRAGLVGADGATHAGSFDIAYLGCLPNMMLMAAADEAELAAMVATAAAYDSGPCALRYPRGNGFGVAMPENPAPLRIGRGRVLRRGDDVAILSYGARLQECLAAADILAARGVSCTVADARFAKPLDTALVADLVKNHKGVVTIEEGSAQGFGAIVLQHLAGTGAFDRGCRIRTLHLPDIYQDQDKPEKQYEQAGLSAAHIATAAARLAKN, from the coding sequence ATGACCCCCGCACCTCACGCCGCCCACAAGCACGCGCAGGACACCCCGGCCGAAACCGGTGCTTCCGTCCGTCTGCTTGACCGCGTGCACACCCCCGCCGATCTGCGCGCGTTGAACGACACCCAGCTTAAGCGCGTCGCCGACGAGGTCCGGGCCGAGATGATCGACGCAGTGGCCCAGACCGGCGGGCATCTGGGCGCGGGTCTGGGCGTGGTCGAACTGACCGTCGCCATCCACGCCGTTTTCGATACCCCGCGCGACAAACTGATCTGGGATGTCGGACATCAGGCCTATCCGCATAAAATCCTGACCGGGCGGCGCGACCGCATCCGCACCCTGCGTCAGGGCGGCGGCCTGTCCGGTTTTACCAAGCGCTCGGAATCCGAATACGACCCGTTCGGCGCGGCTCATTCATCGACCTCGATTTCCGCGGGGCTGGGCATGGCGGTCGCGCGCGACCTGCGCGGCGACGACAACGCGGTGATCTGCGTCATCGGCGACGGCGCCATGTCGGCGGGCATGGCCTATGAAGCGATGAACAACGCGGGCGCCCTGCATTCGAACCTGATCGTCATCCTCAACGACAACGATATGTCCATCGCCCCGCCCGTCGGCGCGATGAGCCGCTATCTGGCCCGCCTCGTCTCATCCAAACCGTATATGGGCGCGCGCGACACCGCCAAACGCATCGCCAAGATCCTGCCCGAGCCGTTCCAGAAGGCCGCCCGCCGGGCCGAGGAAACCGCCCGCGCCGCCCTTGGTTCCGGCACGCTGTTCGAGGAAATGGGCTTTTATTATATCGGCCCGGTCGACGGGCACGACCTTGACGCGCTTTTGCCCATCCTGCGCAATCTGCGCGACACGCCGCATGACGGGCCGATCCTGCTGCACGCCATCACCAAAAAAGGCAAGGGCTACCCCCCCGCCGAGGACGCGGCGGACAAAATGCACGGCGTCACGCGCTTCAACGTTGTCACCGGCGCGCAGGAAAAATCGCGCGCTGACGCGCCCAGCTTCACCAGCGTCTTCGGGCGCGAACTGGTCCGCCACGCGCGCCGCGACGAAAGCATCGTCGGCATCACCGCCGCCATGCCCGCGGGCACCGGCATGGATATCTTCGCCGACGCCTTCCCCGACCGCATGTTCGACGTCGGCATTGCCGAACAGCACGCGGTGACCTTCGCGGCCGGGTTGGCCGCCGAGGGGTTAAAGCCCTTTTGCGCGATTTATTCCACCTTCCTGCAACGCGCCTATGACCAGCTGGTGCATGATGTGGCGATACAAAACCTGCCGGTGCGCTTCGCGCTCGACCGCGCAGGTTTGGTCGGCGCCGACGGCGCGACGCATGCGGGGTCGTTCGACATCGCCTATCTGGGCTGCTTGCCCAACATGATGCTGATGGCGGCCGCCGACGAAGCCGAACTTGCGGCGATGGTCGCGACCGCCGCCGCATACGATTCCGGCCCCTGCGCCCTGCGCTATCCGCGCGGCAACGGCTTTGGCGTCGCGATGCCGGAAAATCCCGCGCCGCTGCGCATCGGGCGCGGGCGCGTCCTGCGCCGGGGCGACGACGTGGCCATCCTGTCCTACGGCGCGCGGCTTCAGGAATGCCTTGCCGCCGCCGACATTCTGGCCGCGCGCGGCGTATCATGCACCGTGGCCGATGCCCGTTTTGCCAAACCGCTTGATACCGCGCTGGTCGCCGATCTGGTCAAAAACCACAAGGGCGTGGTCACGATCGAGGAAGGATCGGCCCAGGGCTTCGGCGCGATCGTGCTTCAGCATCTGGCTGGCACGGGCGCGTTCGACCGCGGCTGCCGCATCCGCACCCTGCATCTGCCCGACATCTATCAGGATCAGGACAAACCCGAAAAACAATACGAACAGGCTGGACTTTCCGCCGCCCACATCGCCACCGCCGCCGCAAGACTGGCGAAAAATTGA
- a CDS encoding glutamate-5-semialdehyde dehydrogenase yields MRTMGRAARDAARVLAHVPGDRKNGALWAMAEALAADAPAILAANARDVEAAKDKGPAFIDRLMLNDARLQAMAASVAAVTEIPDPVGSVVKSWTRPNGLRIEQIRVPIGVLGVIYESRPNVTADAAALCVKSGNAVILRSGSDALGSARAIHKALVKGLEKAGLPPACVSLVPVPDRDAVGLMLGGLDGAIDVIVPRGGKSLVARVQAEARVPVFAHLDGIVHVYVHADSDPAMARDIVLNAKMRRTGICGAAETLLIDRGFTQGAMLVRALLDAGCAVRGDDAVRGWDSRVTPASEDDWRSEYLDAIISVKVVDGMEAAIAHINTYGSHHTDAIVTRDEAAAARFLRAVDSAIVMHNASTQFADGGEFGFGAEIGIATGRLHARGPVGAEQLTTVQNVVHGTGQTRP; encoded by the coding sequence ATGCGGACGATGGGGCGCGCGGCGCGCGATGCGGCGCGGGTGCTGGCGCATGTGCCGGGCGATCGCAAGAACGGTGCGTTGTGGGCGATGGCGGAGGCGCTGGCCGCCGACGCGCCCGCGATACTGGCCGCGAACGCCCGCGATGTCGAGGCCGCCAAAGATAAAGGCCCCGCATTCATCGACCGGTTGATGTTGAACGATGCGCGGTTGCAGGCGATGGCGGCAAGCGTGGCGGCGGTGACCGAGATTCCCGATCCGGTGGGCAGCGTCGTCAAAAGCTGGACCCGGCCCAACGGGTTGCGTATCGAACAGATACGGGTGCCGATCGGCGTGCTGGGTGTGATTTATGAAAGCCGTCCGAACGTCACCGCCGATGCTGCGGCTTTGTGTGTCAAATCCGGCAACGCGGTGATTTTGCGTTCGGGTTCCGATGCGCTGGGCAGTGCGCGGGCGATTCACAAGGCGCTGGTCAAGGGATTGGAAAAGGCAGGTCTGCCGCCCGCGTGCGTGTCGCTGGTGCCGGTTCCGGACCGTGACGCGGTGGGTTTGATGCTGGGCGGGCTGGACGGCGCGATCGACGTCATCGTGCCGCGCGGGGGAAAGTCGCTGGTGGCGCGCGTGCAGGCGGAGGCGCGGGTGCCGGTCTTCGCCCATCTGGACGGGATCGTGCATGTCTATGTCCATGCGGATTCAGACCCGGCGATGGCGCGGGACATCGTGCTGAACGCCAAGATGCGGCGCACCGGAATTTGCGGCGCAGCGGAAACGCTTTTGATCGACCGTGGATTCACGCAAGGCGCGATGCTGGTGCGGGCGCTTTTGGATGCCGGGTGCGCGGTGCGCGGCGACGATGCGGTGCGCGGCTGGGATTCACGCGTTACCCCAGCCAGCGAGGACGACTGGCGCAGCGAATATCTGGATGCGATCATCTCGGTGAAAGTCGTGGACGGGATGGAAGCGGCGATCGCGCATATCAATACATACGGTTCACACCACACCGACGCGATCGTGACGCGGGACGAGGCGGCGGCGGCGCGATTTTTGCGCGCGGTGGATTCCGCCATCGTCATGCACAATGCCTCGACCCAGTTCGCGGATGGTGGCGAGTTCGGCTTCGGCGCGGAAATCGGCATCGCCACGGGCCGTTTGCACGCGCGCGGCCCGGTCGGGGCCGAACAGTTGACCACGGTGCAAAACGTCGTCCACGGAACCGGACAAACCCGCCCTTAA
- a CDS encoding glutamate 5-kinase, whose protein sequence is MLSAYKRIVIKVGSALLVDQRAGRLKSEWLASLVADISRLKDAGVEVAVVSSGAIALGRTILKLPSGVLSLEQSQASAAVGQIALARAWSEALAVHKHVAAQVLVTPGDTEARRRYLNAQATMFTLLGMGAVPVINENDTVATAEIRYGDNDRLAARVASMIEADCVVLLSDVDGLYTANPAQDKAARHIAVVEKITPQIEGMAGGAASEFSRGGMKTKVEAAKIATGAGAALIIANGHVRHPLYAMNAAGNAAGGRYTLFKPALTPLAARKRWIAGAMAPAGALSVDDGALLALISGKSLLPAGVVAVSGAFSHGDVVSVLNAAGQEIARGLVGYDAADARRVAGLKSADIAAVLGGPARTEMIHRNDLVMTHDA, encoded by the coding sequence ATGCTGTCCGCCTATAAGCGCATCGTTATCAAGGTCGGTTCGGCGCTGCTGGTCGATCAGCGGGCGGGGCGGCTGAAATCTGAATGGCTGGCATCGCTGGTTGCCGATATTTCGCGGCTGAAGGACGCCGGGGTCGAGGTCGCTGTCGTGTCGTCGGGCGCGATCGCGTTGGGCCGAACAATTCTGAAACTGCCTTCCGGGGTTTTGAGCCTTGAGCAAAGCCAGGCCTCGGCCGCCGTCGGGCAGATCGCGCTGGCCCGCGCATGGAGCGAGGCATTGGCCGTGCACAAGCATGTCGCGGCGCAGGTGCTGGTAACGCCGGGCGATACCGAGGCGCGGCGGCGTTACCTGAATGCACAGGCGACCATGTTTACCCTGCTGGGCATGGGTGCGGTTCCGGTGATCAACGAAAACGACACGGTGGCCACAGCCGAAATCCGGTACGGCGACAACGACCGGCTGGCCGCACGGGTGGCCAGCATGATCGAGGCGGATTGCGTGGTGCTGCTTTCGGACGTCGATGGGCTGTATACCGCAAACCCGGCGCAGGACAAGGCGGCGCGGCATATTGCCGTGGTCGAAAAAATCACGCCGCAGATCGAGGGTATGGCGGGCGGCGCGGCATCGGAATTTTCACGCGGCGGCATGAAAACCAAGGTCGAAGCCGCGAAAATCGCGACCGGGGCGGGCGCGGCGCTGATCATCGCGAACGGGCATGTGCGCCACCCGCTTTACGCCATGAATGCCGCGGGGAACGCCGCGGGCGGGCGGTATACGCTGTTCAAGCCGGCGCTGACGCCGCTTGCGGCGCGCAAGCGCTGGATCGCCGGGGCGATGGCGCCAGCGGGTGCGTTGAGCGTCGACGATGGCGCGCTGCTGGCGTTGATTTCGGGTAAAAGCCTGTTGCCCGCGGGGGTGGTCGCGGTCAGTGGCGCATTTTCACATGGCGACGTGGTTTCGGTGCTGAACGCGGCGGGGCAGGAAATCGCGCGCGGGCTGGTCGGGTACGATGCCGCCGATGCGCGGCGCGTGGCTGGTTTGAAATCGGCGGATATCGCGGCGGTCCTTGGCGGGCCTGCGCGGACCGAGATGATCCACCGCAACGATCTGGTGATGACGCATGACGCTTGA